A region of Thermoleophilaceae bacterium DNA encodes the following proteins:
- a CDS encoding GNAT family N-acetyltransferase codes for MREDGWLSERFGHPVYSLTGLEGGFDAEALRGHTTGRDAASYQAKVAAGAWALVRDLVAAGFREVCTAVTLARALEPPLDPRRDEPVVRPIDPDRDSGLPDLAARAFHSSRFHLDPYIPGSVATAIKRDWTASYLSGTRGVGALVAEGDHGPLGFLGMLGTGDVRVIDLIAVDPAGQGRGAGRALVRRLLDETCGHSERVEVGTQTANGRAIRFYERLGFATARTAHDLHLHTGTPRWG; via the coding sequence ATGCGTGAAGACGGCTGGCTCTCGGAGCGGTTCGGCCACCCCGTCTACTCGCTGACCGGCCTCGAAGGGGGATTCGATGCCGAGGCGCTGCGCGGGCACACAACCGGACGGGACGCCGCCAGCTACCAGGCCAAGGTCGCTGCCGGGGCCTGGGCGCTCGTGCGCGATCTCGTGGCAGCCGGCTTCCGCGAGGTCTGCACGGCGGTAACGCTCGCCCGGGCTCTGGAACCGCCGCTAGATCCCCGGCGGGACGAGCCCGTCGTGCGGCCCATCGACCCGGACCGGGACTCGGGTTTGCCCGATCTGGCTGCGCGGGCCTTCCACTCGAGCCGCTTCCACCTCGACCCCTACATCCCGGGCTCGGTGGCCACGGCGATCAAGCGGGACTGGACGGCGAGCTACCTGTCCGGAACGCGCGGCGTGGGCGCCCTCGTGGCCGAAGGCGACCATGGGCCCCTCGGCTTCCTCGGCATGCTCGGCACAGGCGATGTGCGCGTGATCGACCTCATCGCGGTGGACCCCGCCGGTCAGGGGCGCGGCGCCGGGCGTGCGCTCGTCCGGCGCCTGCTCGACGAGACATGCGGGCACTCCGAGCGCGTGGAGGTGGGGACGCAGACGGCGAACGGGCGGGCCATCCGCTTTTACGAGCGACTGGGCTTCGCGACGGCGCGAACCGCCCACGACCTCCACCTCCACACCGGTACCCCACGGTGGGGTTGA
- a CDS encoding NTP transferase domain-containing protein, whose translation MIATVVQARMSSARLPGKVLRPIAGTPALQYLLERLARAHGPDSTIVATSQGPEDDPVAALCDRLGVPVHRGPLEDVAERFAEVVERFGLDAFVRVSGDSPLLDQRIVDRAVELFRSREPDLVTNVFPRSFPVGQSVEVVSAASFGALLPELEDSDAREHLTRMFYSRPERFSIENFSNDRDLSGVRLAIDEEPDALLVERVVSRMTRPHWDYSLDELVALADGPAPVG comes from the coding sequence GTGATCGCCACGGTGGTCCAGGCGCGGATGTCCTCCGCGCGCCTGCCGGGCAAGGTGCTGCGGCCTATCGCGGGAACCCCAGCCCTTCAGTACCTGCTCGAACGGCTCGCCCGGGCACACGGCCCCGACTCCACTATCGTCGCCACCTCGCAGGGCCCGGAGGACGACCCGGTGGCCGCGCTCTGCGACCGCCTGGGCGTGCCAGTGCACCGCGGGCCGCTTGAGGACGTGGCGGAGCGCTTTGCGGAGGTGGTGGAGCGCTTCGGCCTGGACGCCTTCGTGCGGGTGTCCGGCGACAGCCCGCTGCTCGACCAGCGCATCGTGGACCGCGCCGTGGAGCTCTTCCGCTCCCGTGAGCCGGACCTGGTGACCAACGTCTTCCCCCGGTCCTTTCCTGTCGGGCAGTCGGTGGAGGTGGTCTCGGCAGCCAGCTTTGGGGCCCTCCTACCCGAGCTCGAGGACTCCGACGCGCGCGAGCACTTAACGCGGATGTTCTACTCGCGCCCGGAGAGGTTCAGCATCGAGAACTTCTCCAACGACCGCGACCTGAGCGGCGTGCGGCTGGCCATCGACGAGGAGCCCGATGCCCTCCTCGTCGAGCGCGTGGTGTCGCGCATGACCCGCCCGCACTGGGACTACTCGCTCGACGAGCTTGTCGCGCTCGCCGATGGCCCCGCGCCCGTGGGCTAA
- a CDS encoding N-acetylneuraminate synthase family protein yields the protein MKIGDFDLDERVLVVAEIGNNHEGDAETARELVREAAAAGAHAVKFQTFKTELFVSALDAARFAQLSRFELPSEVFAELADLARSLGLLFLSTPLDLESAGFLEGIVDAMKIASGDNDFFPLLRRVAAGDKPIVISTGASEEGHVQAAVDAVTEVRGPAARDSVALLHCVSSYPAEPQDLNLRAIPYLAERFPYAVGYSDHSLGITAALAAVALGARIVEKHFTLESVSSDFRDHQLSATPSQMRELVDAIEQAQGMLGSFEKTIQPTEAEARDGIHRSIVAARDLQPGHKIREDDLTWVRPGGGLAPGQEACLLGYRLRTRKHSGEQLLVSDLE from the coding sequence TTGAAGATCGGGGACTTCGACCTGGACGAGCGGGTGCTCGTGGTAGCCGAGATCGGCAACAACCACGAGGGCGACGCCGAGACGGCGCGTGAGCTCGTCCGCGAGGCCGCCGCCGCCGGCGCGCACGCCGTCAAGTTCCAGACGTTCAAGACCGAGCTGTTCGTGAGCGCCCTCGACGCCGCCCGCTTCGCGCAGCTCAGCCGCTTCGAGCTCCCCTCTGAGGTCTTCGCGGAGCTGGCGGACCTCGCGCGCTCGCTCGGGCTGCTCTTCCTCTCCACCCCGCTCGACCTGGAGAGCGCGGGGTTCCTCGAGGGGATCGTGGACGCCATGAAGATCGCATCCGGGGACAACGACTTCTTCCCGCTGCTGCGCAGGGTCGCGGCGGGTGACAAGCCCATCGTGATCTCCACCGGCGCCAGCGAGGAGGGACACGTGCAGGCCGCCGTGGACGCGGTCACGGAGGTGCGGGGGCCGGCTGCTCGCGACTCGGTCGCGCTACTGCACTGCGTGAGTAGCTACCCCGCGGAGCCGCAGGACCTCAACCTTCGCGCTATCCCCTACCTCGCCGAGCGGTTCCCTTACGCCGTTGGCTATTCCGACCACTCGCTCGGGATCACGGCCGCGCTCGCTGCTGTCGCTCTGGGCGCACGCATAGTCGAAAAGCACTTCACGTTGGAGTCGGTGAGCTCCGACTTTCGTGACCATCAGCTGTCGGCCACCCCGTCTCAAATGCGCGAGCTCGTTGACGCCATCGAGCAAGCGCAAGGCATGCTCGGTTCCTTTGAGAAGACGATCCAGCCGACCGAAGCAGAAGCGCGAGATGGCATCCACCGCTCCATCGTCGCCGCCCGCGATCTCCAGCCGGGGCATAAGATCCGGGAAGATGACCTGACATGGGTACGGCCTGGTGGCGGCCTCGCCCCAGGCCAGGAGGCCTGCTTACTCGGGTATCGACTACGCACCCGCAAGCACTCCGGGGAGCAGCTGCTGGTGTCTGACCTTGAGTGA
- a CDS encoding class I SAM-dependent methyltransferase, which yields MTIHESSQVTEKEYLRDLEALENLAYEIPNTHMGAMAKLTTLITLNMRWERVAFDRSLEEHPWRVAQRFIREAAIQLTAWRETLFIETPGRSVASAPVPMEEGHRDLFQALWVNFSPEEYQGRIERFVRRLDINNLGDGFLSGMRCIDFGCGHGNFAHSLLERGAGFVLGIDYGEDSIRYATEARDALGVPAERLAFRVASVYEVGEPDESFDFALQNGVFHHLDDEDRAYAEVHRVLRAGGWMWAYTDGDGAVARDLFDASVRILQDIPADFIVEQLDGLGVGTNKRYHLGDALNATYRHTTWTELTDRLSTLGFGNFRRLVGGFPTDFDHDVIEDDPWGQEKFGEGNLRVLAQKVS from the coding sequence TTGACGATCCACGAGTCCAGCCAAGTCACCGAGAAGGAATATCTACGCGACCTCGAGGCGCTCGAGAACCTCGCCTACGAGATCCCCAATACGCACATGGGGGCGATGGCGAAGTTGACCACCCTCATTACGCTGAATATGCGCTGGGAACGTGTTGCTTTCGACCGCTCCCTCGAAGAACACCCGTGGCGTGTGGCGCAGCGCTTCATTCGTGAAGCGGCGATCCAGCTCACGGCTTGGCGAGAGACGCTCTTTATCGAAACGCCGGGCCGCAGCGTGGCCTCAGCGCCGGTCCCGATGGAGGAGGGTCATCGCGATCTCTTTCAAGCACTATGGGTGAACTTCTCGCCGGAGGAGTATCAAGGCCGGATCGAACGTTTCGTCCGCCGCCTCGACATCAATAACCTCGGTGACGGTTTCCTCTCCGGCATGCGCTGCATTGACTTCGGATGTGGCCACGGAAACTTCGCCCACTCGTTGCTCGAGAGAGGTGCTGGCTTCGTCCTCGGCATTGACTACGGTGAGGACAGCATCCGCTACGCGACCGAAGCTCGCGACGCGCTGGGCGTCCCCGCCGAGAGGCTGGCGTTCCGCGTGGCGTCTGTCTACGAGGTCGGTGAGCCGGACGAGTCGTTCGACTTCGCGCTACAGAACGGTGTTTTCCATCATCTGGACGATGAGGATCGCGCGTACGCCGAGGTACATCGCGTCCTTAGGGCAGGCGGCTGGATGTGGGCGTACACGGATGGGGACGGCGCGGTGGCCCGAGATCTTTTCGACGCGTCCGTCCGGATTCTGCAGGACATACCGGCGGACTTCATTGTTGAGCAGTTGGACGGGCTGGGCGTAGGGACCAACAAGCGCTACCACCTAGGGGACGCGCTCAACGCAACGTACCGGCACACGACCTGGACTGAGCTGACCGATCGCCTGTCGACGCTGGGATTCGGCAACTTTCGCCGGCTGGTTGGCGGCTTCCCCACCGATTTCGATCACGACGTGATCGAGGACGATCCGTGGGGCCAGGAGAAGTTCGGTGAGGGAAACCTCCGCGTTCTCGCGCAGAAGGTGTCTTAG